TCTGCTGTTTTAATACCATCGCTTTTTTAGCCACGATTTATTTCCTCCTCTCACGCTCTGATGAACGGAGCACCCATAAGTGTTAAAAGTTCGCGTGCTTCTTCATCTGTTTTTGCGGTAGTTACCATAATAATGTCCATACCTCTGATTTTGTCGATTTTATCGTAATCGATTTCAGGGAATATGAGCTGCTCTTTAATACCGAGAGAATAGTTTCCTCTGCCGTCGAAAGAGTTGGGGTTGATACCTCTGAAGTCTCTTACACGGGGAAGAGCGATATTGAAGAGTCTGTCAAGGAACTCATACATCTTATCTTTGCGGAGTGTAACCTTGCAGCCGATATTCATACCCTCTCTGATTTTAAAGTTAGCAACCGAATTGCGTGCCTTTGTTACCACGGGAGCCTGACCTGTGATAAGCGCAAGGTCGTTAACCGCTGCGTCCAAAGCTTTAGAGTTGTCTTTAGCTTCGCCGACGCCGATATTTATAACGATTTTTTCTAATTTAGGAATTTCCATCGGGCTTTTGTAGCCGAATTTTTCCATAAGCGCTTTTTTAACTTCGTTTTCGTAATGCGCATTTAATCTGCTTGCCATAAGCGAAAATCCTCCTCTCTTAATTAGTTATCAAAAACTTCCAAGCAATTTTTGCAAACTCTTGCCTTCTCGCCGTCAGCCAAAATCTTGTGACCGATACGAGTCGGTTTTCCGCACTTGTTGCAAACGTGCATAACCTTGCAGGCATAAATCGGAGCTTCCTGGTGGATAATTCCGCCCGGATCTGTCTGGCTCTTGGGCTTTTTGTGCTTTGTAGCCATATTCACGCCTTCAACGATTACTTTTCTTTCTTTGGGAATAACGCTTAAAACTTTACCCTTTTTGCCTTTGTCAACACCGGATAAAACAATAACGTCGTCCCCTTTTTTAATATGAACTTTAGTTCTCATTAACCAAAACGCCTCCTTGTCTTATAAAACTTCGGGTGCCAAAGACAATATCTTCATATACTCTTTTTCCCTTAATTCACGGGCGATGGGTCCGAATATACGAGTTCCTTTCGGAGTTTTATCATCTCTGATTATAACAGCCGCATTTTCATCAAATTTAATATATGTGCCGTCTGCTCTTCTTAAGCCTTTAACGCTTCTTACAACAACGGCTTTAACAACTTCGCCTTTTTTTACAACACCGCCTGGTGTTGCTTTTTTAACCGAAGCAATAATAGTGTCACCAATGTTGGCAAATCTTCTTTTGCTGCCGCCGAGCACTCTGATGCACATAATTTCTTTCGCACCTGTGTTATCGGCAACTTTTAACAAAGTTTGTTGCTGTATCACTACAAACCTCTCCTTTCCGAGTATTATTGAGCTTTCTCTAAAATCTCAACCAATCTCCAGCGTTTGTCTTTGGAAATAGGTTTGGTTTCCATAACTTTAACCTTATCGCCGATCTTTGCAACGCCTTCTTCATCGTGAGCTTTTAATTTATAAGTTCTTTTAACGATTTTGCCGTACAAGCTGTGTTTAACGTTGTATTCAATGGCAACAACGATTGTTTTGTCCATTTTGTCGCTTACAACTTTGCCTATACGAACTTTTCTGTAATTACGTTCCACTTTGCTTAAATCCTCCTTTTTACAAAATAAAATACGGTTTTTCCTTCAGAATTATCTTATCTGCCAATCAGAATTACATTAAACAGATTGTTTTAACTCTCTTTCGCGAAGGACTGTTTTTATTTTTGCAATCGTTCTTTTAACCTCTGTTACTCTTTTGGGATTGTCAAGCTGGTTTGTAGCAAGCTGAAATCTCAAATTGAATAATTCGGCTTTAAGCTCTGTGAGCTTCTGCTCCAATTCCATATCTGCAAAATCTCTGATTTCATTAACTTTCACTCGAATCACCGTCACTTTCCTGAGATTGGCGGGAAACAATTTTACATTTTACCGGAAGCTTGTGCATAGCAAGACGGAGCGCCTCTTTTGCAACATCTTCACTAATGCCGCCGATTTCAAACATTACTCTGCCCGGTTTAACAACAGCTACCCAGTATTCGGGTGAACCTTTACCGCTACCCATACGAGTTTCAGCAGGTTTTTCCGTTACCGGCTTGTCGGGGAATATTTTAATCCAAACCTGACCGCCTCTTTTGATATAACGTGTCATTGCAATTCTGGCAGCCTCAATCTGGTTGCTTGTAATCCAAGCGGGTTCCAAAGCCTGAATACCATACTCGCCGTGGCTTACTTTATTTCCTCTTGTTGCTTTACCGGTCATACGACCTCTCATAACTCTTCTGTATTTTACTCTTTTAGGTAACAACATAGATTATTTACCTCCTTCGCCTTTAGCGGCAGCCGGCTTGCTGGGTTTGTTTGATTTAAGAACTTCGCCTTTGTAAATCCAAACCTTAACGCCGATTTTGCCGTAAGTTGTATCAGCTTCATAGAAACCGTAGTCAATGTCGGCTCTCAAAGTCTGAAGCGGAATAGTACCTTCGTGATACTGTTCGCATCTTGCAATTTCAGCACCGCCCAAACGTCCCGAAACAGAGGTTTTGATACCTTTAACGCCGAGCTTCATAGCTCTCTGCATACACTGTTTCATAGCACGTCTGAAGGAAATACGTCTTTCAAGCTGTGCAGCAATATTTTCTGCAACGAGCTGTGCGTTTGCTTCAGCACCTTTAACCTCAACGATATTGATAATAACGTTTTTATTGATGAGTTTTTCTACGTTTGCCTTAATTTTGTCTTTTTCTGCGCCGCCTCTGCCGATGATGATACCGGGTTTAGCCGAGAAAATGTTAATTCTTACTTTATTGTCGTTTCTTTCGATTTCAATTTTTGCAATACCTGCAGCAAAAAGTGATTTCTTAAGGAACTTTCTGATTTTATAATCTTCTACGAGATTATCACCAAAGTCTTTTTTATTAGCGTACCATTTGGAATCCCAATCTTTGATAACGCCTACTCTTAATCCGTGCGGATGTACTTTTTGGCCCAAAACTCTTACCTCCTTCTTATTCTTTCTCTTTCAATACAACAGTAATATGGCTTGTTCTTTTTCTTATTCTGAACGCTCTGCCCTGTGCTCTGGGCTGAACTCTCTTTAATGTCGGACCCTGATTTGCGAAAATCTCGGCAACATAAAGTTTTTCAACGTCCATATTATGATTATTTTCTGCGTTCGCAACAGCAGATTTTAAAAGTTTTTCAACTATTTCGGCAGCAGCCTTGGGTGTGAATTTCAAAATTGCAAGTGCCTCGCCGACAGATTTGTTTCTGATTAAATCAATAACGATTTTAACTTTTCTCGAAGAAATGCGAGCATAGCTAACTTTTGCTCTTGCTTCGCTTGAAACTGTCTGTTCCATTAAATAAATCCTCCTCTCAAGTAATAGGATATTTTATTAAAATTACTTAACTCCGGTTGTTTTTGCGCCTGCGTGACCTTTAAAAGTTCTTGTGGGTGCAAATTCGCCGAGCTTATGACCGACCATATCCTCGC
This genomic stretch from Qingrenia yutianensis harbors:
- the rplV gene encoding 50S ribosomal protein L22, with amino-acid sequence MEQTVSSEARAKVSYARISSRKVKIVIDLIRNKSVGEALAILKFTPKAAAEIVEKLLKSAVANAENNHNMDVEKLYVAEIFANQGPTLKRVQPRAQGRAFRIRKRTSHITVVLKEKE
- the rpmC gene encoding 50S ribosomal protein L29, translated to MKVNEIRDFADMELEQKLTELKAELFNLRFQLATNQLDNPKRVTEVKRTIAKIKTVLRERELKQSV
- the rpsQ gene encoding 30S ribosomal protein S17, yielding MERNYRKVRIGKVVSDKMDKTIVVAIEYNVKHSLYGKIVKRTYKLKAHDEEGVAKIGDKVKVMETKPISKDKRWRLVEILEKAQ
- the rplX gene encoding 50S ribosomal protein L24, which translates into the protein MRTKVHIKKGDDVIVLSGVDKGKKGKVLSVIPKERKVIVEGVNMATKHKKPKSQTDPGGIIHQEAPIYACKVMHVCNKCGKPTRIGHKILADGEKARVCKNCLEVFDN
- the rpsC gene encoding 30S ribosomal protein S3; protein product: MGQKVHPHGLRVGVIKDWDSKWYANKKDFGDNLVEDYKIRKFLKKSLFAAGIAKIEIERNDNKVRINIFSAKPGIIIGRGGAEKDKIKANVEKLINKNVIINIVEVKGAEANAQLVAENIAAQLERRISFRRAMKQCMQRAMKLGVKGIKTSVSGRLGGAEIARCEQYHEGTIPLQTLRADIDYGFYEADTTYGKIGVKVWIYKGEVLKSNKPSKPAAAKGEGGK
- the rplE gene encoding 50S ribosomal protein L5; translated protein: MASRLNAHYENEVKKALMEKFGYKSPMEIPKLEKIVINIGVGEAKDNSKALDAAVNDLALITGQAPVVTKARNSVANFKIREGMNIGCKVTLRKDKMYEFLDRLFNIALPRVRDFRGINPNSFDGRGNYSLGIKEQLIFPEIDYDKIDKIRGMDIIMVTTAKTDEEARELLTLMGAPFIRA
- the rplN gene encoding 50S ribosomal protein L14, yielding MIQQQTLLKVADNTGAKEIMCIRVLGGSKRRFANIGDTIIASVKKATPGGVVKKGEVVKAVVVRSVKGLRRADGTYIKFDENAAVIIRDDKTPKGTRIFGPIARELREKEYMKILSLAPEVL
- the rplP gene encoding 50S ribosomal protein L16, which codes for MLLPKRVKYRRVMRGRMTGKATRGNKVSHGEYGIQALEPAWITSNQIEAARIAMTRYIKRGGQVWIKIFPDKPVTEKPAETRMGSGKGSPEYWVAVVKPGRVMFEIGGISEDVAKEALRLAMHKLPVKCKIVSRQSQESDGDSSES